One Sulfurihydrogenibium subterraneum DSM 15120 DNA segment encodes these proteins:
- a CDS encoding glycosyltransferase has product MEENKVLKPRVVFLKTPDPRQMSESIIDGLAKSVSARNFEVKIIDLTAENVQDVINQIIEYKPLFTVDLNLDGMIYAEREGQQQPFCDLLGNIHITWFIDDPMIHFTKLKPVLQSNQILYATIDIEHAQWLRSAGKNVAFIPPGVNPSKIPPMKEKEFEVAFVGPITDPSIIESQWQERFDPNLFGFSVELGRLIYRNPDMPIRFASGYLISQLNPDFQAALYQFQQENEADFMALLTEIGLYAMYLRRWSILDSIENYEVNVLGPVIGEPKENVVVHEDIVSQKDVIEFLSKTKISLLSQPPFIPTGLGFTVFDSVASGTLTFVEERLSSKSFFVPEKEIITYHPIDFIEIEGKVAYYLEEAPDEMAEISKAGREKALKDHTIYQRGEMLANIMEDIIKQSLQEEQKSENKEE; this is encoded by the coding sequence ATGGAAGAAAATAAAGTTTTGAAACCAAGGGTTGTTTTTTTAAAAACACCTGACCCAAGACAGATGTCAGAATCTATAATAGATGGATTAGCTAAATCAGTTTCTGCAAGAAACTTTGAAGTTAAGATAATAGACTTAACAGCTGAAAACGTTCAAGATGTTATAAATCAAATAATAGAGTATAAACCACTTTTTACTGTTGATTTAAACCTTGACGGAATGATATACGCTGAAAGAGAAGGTCAGCAACAGCCTTTCTGTGATTTACTTGGGAACATTCACATAACGTGGTTTATAGATGACCCTATGATACATTTTACAAAGCTAAAGCCTGTTTTACAATCAAACCAGATACTTTACGCAACTATAGATATAGAACATGCCCAGTGGTTAAGGTCTGCTGGTAAAAACGTTGCATTTATTCCACCTGGTGTAAACCCTTCAAAAATACCACCTATGAAAGAAAAAGAGTTTGAAGTTGCATTTGTAGGACCAATTACAGACCCAAGCATAATAGAAAGTCAGTGGCAGGAAAGGTTTGACCCTAACCTGTTTGGATTTTCAGTAGAACTTGGAAGACTAATATACAGAAATCCTGATATGCCTATCAGATTTGCATCAGGCTACTTAATATCGCAACTAAATCCTGATTTTCAGGCAGCTTTATACCAATTCCAGCAAGAAAACGAAGCTGATTTTATGGCACTTTTAACAGAGATAGGGCTTTATGCAATGTATTTAAGAAGATGGTCAATATTAGATTCTATAGAAAATTATGAAGTAAACGTTTTAGGACCTGTAATAGGAGAGCCAAAAGAAAACGTTGTAGTTCATGAGGATATTGTTAGTCAGAAAGATGTTATTGAGTTTTTATCAAAAACAAAGATATCACTTTTAAGTCAACCACCTTTTATACCTACAGGACTTGGATTTACAGTTTTTGACAGTGTAGCAAGTGGAACTTTAACCTTTGTAGAGGAAAGACTGTCGTCAAAATCATTCTTTGTGCCTGAAAAAGAGATAATAACCTACCATCCTATAGACTTTATAGAGATAGAAGGAAAAGTCGCTTACTACCTTGAGGAAGCTCCTGATGAGATGGCAGAAATATCAAAAGCAGGAAGAGAAAAGGCGTTAAAAGATCATACCATATACCAAAGAGGAGAAATGCTCGCCAACATAATGGAAGACATAATAAAACAATCCCTTCAAGAA
- the thrB gene encoding homoserine kinase translates to MSKKVVRVKVPATTANLGAGFDTFGLALTLYNEFEVEEADGVYIESYPKNEFIENPENNLFIKVVKYLCEAEGRTFHGARLKQTVNIPVARGLGSSATAIVAGILTGFAVHKKPLTDEEFFKVAYLFEPHPDNLLPALKGGFITALKTENKTYYSKMDFPEEIKAVVVIPDFELSTEKARSVLPAQVPLKDAVFNLQRSALFIRALQEKRYDLLKTAMEDRLHQPYRKNLIPNFDKVINNAYENGALGACLSGAGSTILALATENFDKIGLSMVEAFKEVSINAQYKVLEVDTQGAKVEIFEKE, encoded by the coding sequence ATGAGTAAAAAGGTTGTTAGAGTAAAAGTTCCTGCAACCACTGCCAACTTAGGTGCTGGTTTTGATACATTTGGACTTGCTTTGACTTTATACAACGAGTTTGAAGTAGAGGAAGCTGACGGCGTTTACATAGAGTCTTATCCAAAAAACGAGTTTATAGAAAATCCTGAAAATAATCTTTTTATAAAAGTTGTTAAATATCTTTGTGAAGCTGAAGGAAGGACTTTTCACGGTGCGAGGTTGAAACAGACTGTAAACATACCTGTTGCAAGAGGTCTTGGAAGTAGTGCTACTGCGATAGTAGCAGGAATACTTACGGGTTTTGCAGTTCATAAAAAACCTTTAACAGATGAAGAGTTTTTTAAAGTGGCATACTTGTTTGAACCTCATCCTGATAACCTCCTCCCAGCGTTGAAAGGTGGTTTTATAACAGCATTAAAAACAGAAAATAAAACATACTACAGTAAAATGGACTTTCCAGAAGAAATAAAAGCGGTTGTGGTTATCCCAGATTTCGAGCTTTCCACAGAAAAAGCAAGGTCCGTTTTACCAGCTCAAGTTCCTTTAAAAGATGCTGTTTTTAACCTTCAAAGGTCTGCTTTGTTTATAAGAGCTCTACAAGAAAAAAGGTATGACCTTCTTAAAACGGCTATGGAAGACAGATTACATCAGCCTTACAGGAAAAATCTTATTCCAAACTTTGATAAAGTTATAAATAATGCATATGAAAATGGAGCTTTAGGTGCGTGTTTAAGTGGAGCTGGAAGTACCATATTGGCTTTAGCAACAGAAAACTTTGATAAAATAGGACTTTCTATGGTAGAAGCTTTCAAAGAAGTATCAATAAACGCCCAGTATAAAGTGTTAGAAGTGGATACTCAAGGTGCAAAAGTAGAGATTTTTGAAAAAGAATAA
- the accB gene encoding acetyl-CoA carboxylase biotin carboxyl carrier protein produces the protein MDKDFVFELIERIKDSKIEELEILTAEGKILIKQYLGPKEVAVSQSIPQVQYIPQPVVEIKEEIKTASETQVKEQSQKKYHVIKSPLVGTFYRSPSPGAPPFVEEGDMVSKGQVLCIIEALKVMNEIESDVDGRVAKILVENGQPVEYGQELFYIEV, from the coding sequence GTTTGAGCTTATTGAGAGAATTAAAGACTCGAAAATAGAAGAGTTAGAGATTTTGACAGCAGAAGGAAAAATACTTATAAAACAGTATTTAGGACCAAAGGAAGTAGCTGTATCTCAATCTATCCCACAAGTTCAGTATATTCCTCAACCTGTTGTAGAGATTAAAGAAGAGATAAAAACTGCTTCTGAAACTCAAGTAAAGGAACAATCTCAAAAGAAGTATCACGTTATAAAATCTCCATTGGTAGGAACGTTTTACAGGTCTCCATCTCCAGGAGCTCCACCTTTTGTAGAAGAGGGAGATATGGTTTCTAAAGGGCAAGTGTTGTGTATTATAGAAGCTCTAAAAGTTATGAATGAGATAGAGTCTGACGTTGACGGAAGAGTTGCTAAAATCTTAGTAGAAAACGGACAACCTGTAGAGTACGGTCAAGAACTATTTTACATCGAGGTGTAA
- the rfaD gene encoding ADP-glyceromanno-heptose 6-epimerase — protein sequence MFHNILITGGAGFIGSNLALKLQKEYPDSKILVLDDFSSANFKNLKGFKGIVFSCDVSTDEVFFKIEDFKPDVIFHLASITDTTVTDQEYMMRRNVDGFKNILELAYDNESIVVYASSASVYGNVKEKVPLKEDREKSPENVYAFSKYIMDNLAQEFAEKTSLKIVGVRYFNVYGPREAHKGKFASMIYQLYLQMKSGQRPRIFKWGDQKRDFVYVKDAVDATILASKAPRSTVYNVGSGEATSFNDVIKYLNQALGTNLEPEYFDCPYDFYQEYTQADMTKIKEELGFVPRYSIQRGIKEYVDILEGRINE from the coding sequence ATGTTTCATAACATACTGATTACTGGTGGAGCTGGATTTATAGGCTCTAACCTTGCGTTAAAACTTCAAAAAGAGTATCCAGATAGTAAAATACTTGTATTAGATGACTTTTCAAGTGCAAACTTTAAAAACTTAAAAGGTTTTAAAGGTATAGTTTTTTCCTGCGATGTTTCAACTGATGAAGTTTTTTTTAAGATAGAGGATTTTAAACCTGACGTTATATTCCACCTTGCTTCAATTACTGATACAACAGTAACCGACCAAGAGTATATGATGAGAAGAAACGTAGATGGATTTAAAAACATACTTGAGCTTGCTTACGATAATGAAAGTATAGTAGTGTATGCTTCTTCAGCTTCTGTTTACGGTAATGTTAAAGAAAAAGTCCCTTTAAAAGAAGATAGAGAAAAATCTCCTGAAAATGTTTACGCTTTTTCTAAGTATATAATGGATAACCTTGCTCAAGAGTTTGCAGAAAAGACAAGCCTTAAGATAGTTGGAGTTAGGTACTTTAACGTTTATGGACCAAGAGAGGCACATAAAGGGAAGTTCGCAAGTATGATTTATCAGCTTTACTTACAGATGAAATCAGGACAAAGACCAAGAATATTTAAATGGGGAGATCAAAAAAGAGACTTTGTTTACGTAAAAGATGCAGTAGATGCTACTATACTTGCATCAAAAGCTCCAAGGTCAACTGTTTACAACGTAGGTAGTGGAGAGGCTACTTCTTTTAACGACGTTATTAAATACCTAAATCAAGCTCTCGGGACAAACCTTGAACCTGAGTACTTTGACTGTCCTTACGACTTTTATCAAGAGTACACTCAGGCAGATATGACAAAGATAAAAGAAGAGCTGGGATTTGTTCCAAGGTACTCAATTCAGAGAGGTATTAAAGAGTACGTTGATATATTAGAAGGTAGAATAAATGAGTAA